One genomic window of Geodermatophilus sp. DSM 44513 includes the following:
- a CDS encoding RNA polymerase sigma factor, with the protein MRTGVAFDDVLAGAQAGAAWAFEVLYRELSPAVTGYLRLHGAAEPDDLASETFISVLTGLARFRGDEEALRAWVFTIAHRRLVDDWRRRGRRPQVADDDASFDARCGGDVEDDVLVRVGTDDVHRLCATLPADQRAVLLLRVLADLTVEQVAQVMGRSVGSVKALQRRGLASLRTALDAASPAGVTAGAHPSAALRR; encoded by the coding sequence GTGCGGACGGGGGTGGCCTTCGACGACGTCCTGGCCGGGGCGCAGGCCGGGGCCGCCTGGGCGTTCGAGGTGCTCTACCGGGAGCTGTCGCCGGCCGTCACCGGTTACCTGCGGCTGCACGGCGCGGCCGAGCCCGACGACCTGGCCAGCGAGACCTTCATCAGCGTGCTGACCGGCCTGGCCCGTTTCCGGGGCGACGAGGAGGCGCTGCGTGCGTGGGTGTTCACCATCGCCCACCGACGGCTGGTCGACGACTGGCGCCGCCGCGGTCGCCGTCCGCAGGTCGCCGACGACGACGCGTCGTTCGACGCACGCTGCGGGGGCGACGTGGAGGACGACGTCCTGGTGCGGGTCGGCACCGACGACGTGCACCGGCTGTGCGCGACGCTGCCGGCCGACCAGCGGGCGGTGCTGCTGCTGCGGGTGCTCGCCGACCTGACCGTGGAGCAGGTCGCGCAGGTGATGGGCCGGTCGGTCGGCTCGGTCAAGGCGCTGCAGCGGCGGGGGCTGGCCAGCCTGCGGACCGCCCTCGACGCCGCCTCACCCGCAGGGGTGACGGCCGGCGCGCACCCTTCTGCGGCCCTCCGGCGATGA
- a CDS encoding cryptochrome/photolyase family protein, with product MPQEPRTPRRPGEDPALAAFPARAPDTRRWCFADQLGPHFLDAPDQPVLLVESKAVFARRRFHRQKAHLVLSALRHRAAELGEQAQLHRVQGYAEALDRVREPVSVCAPTTWSSRDHVLRRPGLTVLAARGFVATQEEFAAWAGGRGRGRLLMEDFYRHNRRRHDVLMDGAEPVGGRWNLDHDNREPPPRDGRIGVPEPWWPEEDDIDAQVRADLDRWAADGEVAFVGDDGPRLFPATRAEALHRLRDFLDTRLGAFGPHEDAMLAGERWMAHSLLSPALNLGLLDPVEVVQAAEQRYRDSVAEGDPLPLNSVEGFIRQVMGWRDYIWHTYWHLGRDFRHGNALAAHEAVPDWLADLDDGAVDAACMSDVLGDLRRDGWVHHIPRLMVLGNYALQRGIDPLAMTDWFHRSFVDGYDWVMVANVVGMSQHADGGRVATRPYASGGAYIDRMSDYCRGCRYDPRKRLGEDACPFTAGYWAFLERNRERLAPNLRMRRALQGLDRLKGLEEVVEQERLRGTGPI from the coding sequence GTGCCGCAGGAGCCGCGCACGCCGCGGCGGCCGGGGGAGGACCCCGCGCTGGCCGCCTTCCCGGCCCGCGCGCCGGACACCCGGCGCTGGTGCTTCGCCGACCAGCTGGGGCCGCACTTCCTCGACGCCCCGGACCAGCCGGTGCTGCTCGTCGAGTCCAAGGCGGTGTTCGCCCGCCGCCGCTTCCACCGCCAGAAGGCCCACCTGGTGCTGTCGGCGCTGCGGCACCGCGCCGCCGAGCTGGGCGAGCAGGCGCAGCTGCACCGCGTGCAGGGCTACGCCGAGGCGCTGGACCGGGTGCGCGAGCCGGTGAGCGTGTGCGCACCCACCACCTGGAGCAGCCGCGACCACGTGCTGCGCCGTCCCGGCCTCACCGTCCTCGCCGCCCGGGGGTTCGTCGCCACGCAGGAGGAGTTCGCGGCCTGGGCCGGGGGCAGGGGCCGGGGCCGGCTGCTCATGGAGGACTTCTACCGGCACAACCGCCGCCGGCACGACGTGCTGATGGACGGCGCCGAGCCGGTCGGCGGGCGCTGGAACCTCGACCACGACAACCGCGAGCCCCCGCCCCGGGACGGGCGGATCGGCGTCCCCGAGCCGTGGTGGCCGGAGGAGGACGACATCGACGCCCAGGTGCGCGCCGACCTGGACCGCTGGGCGGCCGACGGCGAGGTGGCCTTCGTGGGGGACGACGGCCCGCGGCTGTTCCCCGCGACCCGGGCCGAGGCGCTGCACCGGCTGCGCGACTTCCTGGACACGCGGCTGGGCGCGTTCGGCCCGCACGAGGACGCGATGCTGGCCGGTGAGCGGTGGATGGCGCACTCGCTGCTGTCCCCGGCGCTGAACCTCGGCCTGCTCGACCCGGTCGAGGTGGTGCAGGCAGCCGAGCAGCGCTACCGGGACTCGGTGGCCGAGGGCGACCCGCTGCCGCTGAACAGCGTCGAGGGGTTCATCCGCCAGGTGATGGGCTGGCGGGACTACATCTGGCACACCTACTGGCACCTCGGCCGCGACTTCCGGCACGGCAACGCCCTGGCAGCGCACGAGGCCGTGCCCGACTGGCTGGCCGACCTCGACGACGGCGCGGTCGACGCGGCCTGCATGTCCGACGTCCTCGGCGACCTGCGCCGCGACGGCTGGGTGCACCACATCCCCCGGTTGATGGTGCTGGGCAACTACGCGCTGCAGCGCGGCATCGACCCGCTGGCGATGACCGACTGGTTCCACCGCAGCTTCGTCGACGGCTACGACTGGGTGATGGTCGCCAACGTCGTCGGCATGAGCCAGCACGCCGACGGCGGGCGGGTGGCCACCAGGCCCTACGCCTCCGGCGGGGCCTACATCGACCGGATGAGCGACTACTGCCGCGGCTGCCGCTACGACCCGCGCAAGCGGCTGGGGGAGGACGCCTGCCCGTTCACCGCCGGCTACTGGGCCTTCCTGGAGCGCAACCGAGAGCGGCTGGCGCCCAACCTGCGGATGCGCCGGGCGCTGCAGGGCCTGGACCGGCTCAAGGGCCTGGAGGAGGTCGTCGAGCAGGAGCGTCTGCGCGGCACCGGCCCGATCTGA